In Drechmeria coniospora strain ARSEF 6962 chromosome 03, whole genome shotgun sequence, the DNA window CTCTTGCTTGCTGGATACGCTGGTCTCTCGACATTTGAGTTTGGCAGCTTTTCCAACGACAAGGTCCTGCATGCAGTcaccttcttcctcctcaccCTTGTCTTCTACTGGGTCGTTGACACAAATCGCCGGCGTACCGTCAACATGACCCTCGTCGTCTGTACACTTtcgctcggcatcggctcGGAGTTTCTCCAGAGCTTTCTCCCCAATAACCGCGACTTCGACATGTACGATATCTTCGCCAACGTTGCAGGCAGCCTCGCTGGCGTCGCTCTCTGCTCATGGTATCACAAGCGTATGATGGAGCGAAGGAGGAAGAACAAGACATACAACACTGTTCCTGGTGAAGAGGATGTTGAGCTTGGGGAGGACCAGGAAACAAGTGTCACGGGCGAAACGTCGCGAGGGGGTACTTTGGAAGAAGAGGTTGATAACTGGGATGAGCATGCGCCCGACGATTGGGAGGGTGAGGGCGCTGCGGAAGCACCCGCCCCGGCGCGAAAGGGCTCTGAAGGGTAGGTATTGGACCGTTATGAGATAAAAAGGCGGACAGACTGGGCTTGCCGTTTTTttttggcgtcgtcgtggcggACTTGCCGATAGTTGACCGCATAAGTTCCGTTTGCTTGCAATCAATGGGACAAGCTGTTCGAAATCGAAGAAAAGACCGACATCCGAGTTTCACGAAATCTTGCGTTTCTCTGGTTTCTGGACAAGTCTGTTATGAAATCAATACCATGCTGAGTGCGGCGAAACAAGTGACGAGCATGGACCACGTCCTCGCTGGGGTATTGTGTGAAGCTAATGCCATGATACGAGTTCGTTGTAATGCTGAAGACGTCGATCTGAAGCATGATGAAAACTGATTACTATCAGTAAGGCAATATGACCGAGAGGTATCGGATTAAATGAGTGTTTCGACTTGGTAACTCGATAGTGACGAACAGCGCACTTGATTTGGTCTCCATTGTTGGACTAAACAATAGACATCCATCCATACCTGGATGTGGGAGTGGCGGGATATGGGTGAGCAAAcatgcagtaagtactctgtagcTCACGACATATCTAcgtagtattattatatgAATGTTATCTGTGGGTATTTTGGTCCAATCTCAACACACCGGTATGCTGCCCAAGTAGCTAATCGTGCTGACAACGCAACTACATTGTTCCTTGCAGCTGGTGTTTAACCCACACAGGTGCCACGAACACTCACGGCAgaaaccccccccccctttagAGGGAAACTTTCCAAGGCAAAACTTAGAAATTTAAACATATTAAAATCAGAACCGAGGGCTTGCCCGATTGTTTCATCCAAAACCTCCAATCTTCCTTGCCGTGGCCGTTCCGCAAAGCGCCTCTTCACCTGCTTCACATCCACATACCCTAGAGTGACGTGAGTCTCTCGGGGAGACCCCGCCCCACCTTAAGCATGTCTCACCAAAGCTCGCAGCGCAGCCCACTGACGAAATGTTGCCCGCGCAAAGATCCACCTGCCAGCTTCCTCCCAACTCCCACTGTTGGCTGAGGTGAGGCACAGCAGCGAAGATGGCGAGCTCAGTCAAATCGCGGGACGCGAGGTATGCCAGTGATCGACATATGCCCATGGCGTGCAGATTCTAAAAGCCACAGCAGAGCTGAAAAAGACGCAACTCCAACCAATCCTCGGGGAATTCCCTACGCCCCATTTGTTGACAAGGTCGAAGACTATGTCGCAACTCGCAACGATGTCGAACCGACGCTTCGGAGCTTTCAAGAAATGATTTCGTGGGTTTTACCACCATGATGGAATGTGAAGTGCAACAGCAGGTAACCGAGTTGGGCAGAAAATACCAGTTCATGGAGATGAACCTCCAACGCCGAATGGGTGGGCTGAAAGAGAAAATCCCCGACATTCAGAAGACTCTAGACACCGTCAAGTTCCTGAAGCTGAGAAAGGTTCGCCCGATCAGGGCCCCCGTGGCGGCACCTGGCTGACCGAATCCCGCAGGACGAAACCGACCCGATCGAAACGACGTTCGAGCTGAACGAGACATTATATGCGCGAGCAAATGTTCCGCCCACAGACGAAGTCTACATTTGGCTAGGGGTTAGCGATGATTGCGTGGTATTCATGGTCATGGGTCGCTGACAAGAGGCAGGCAAATGTGATGTTGTCATACCCTATTGACGAGGCGGAGACATTGCTGAGCTCAAAATTGGCGACCGCGAAGACCAGCTTGTCCAATTGTGAGGAGGATTTGGAATTTCTTCGAGAACAAATTACGGTGTGTGCCGCGGGACATTCGAgaggccagcagcagctAATGTGAAGTTTAGACAATGGAGGTTGCTACAGCACGAGTCTACAACTGGGAGGTGGTACAAAAGCGAAAAGAAAAGGCAAACGAGGGTGAGGCGAAGACATCTGGTGACAGCAAGAACGCCGAATGATAGAAGGCATCGACTTGCGTGTTGGATCAGTAATAGAGGGCCGCGTCTCATCGTCTTATGATTGGGGTAGCAGTATGTTGCGATACAAAATGAAACAAATAGCACAAAAAACTAATAGAAGCGCCATTGCCCAAAATAATTAGCCTCTGTAGGCAAGAGTATCTGGACTCTGAAGAAACAAAACAGATGGTTCGTAGTGCAAGGCTTGTTAATATAGAAGTAGTTCGTTCTAGGTAGTATAATACAATAGAGAGAAAAGGGGGTCCGTGTCACGaagctgactagcaggaaggcagtatgcgcaaagactgtagaattttcgaactaaggaggaagaaaagagacagaaAACAGTGAGAGtgcggagaggaaggggctatatacccagacggtccgcgcATCACGTGATGaagagtgtagggtaggctaggaagagagtacgatatacgatatcgttacaGGTATAATAAGTTATCGATATCGCGCACTATTTGTAACGCGCGGATCAGTTGACGACAGTCAGGTAAGTAAGTGAGCCTTCTTTCAGAAATCGAGTAGTATtcaagactaaagcttgACCCTTCTCGAGTTTTCGGGCTCACGTTCCTTTTGTGGCCGGGGCGTGCCTACTCCTGGGCTGCCCTACCTTCCTGTCTAcccgggctttacccgtGCGCCTAGCCTTACACTATTACGGAAGGACATCAAGTCAGCTCAGTACTCTAAGATAAAGAGCCACACTTACCGATAAGTCTCTCCAGCTGCTCTATATTAGGTGGGAAACCCTCCAGGAGGTTTCCTGTCACGATACTGTATAGAGGAACTAAAGGAGTATTGTCCCGCTCGACCGTACTATTCTGGGCTCGCACCATTGTGTTCTGATTGCTGTAGGGAAAAAATCGGGGTCAGTAAGATATACAGAAGAAGTCGAGTCCTTCGACATACAAGATAGTCGTCTTTCTGTCTAAGTCGTCCAGCTTGCGATGTAATTCTTGCATCCCGCTGTTCACTGTAGCGGTCAATGTAGCGAGCTGTCCTAACACTAACTGCATACTCTTATGCAAACGACCACCGCTATCAACGGAGGGCAAATTTCTGCACAGCTCTAGGTGTTCTGCTGCGGTCCGTAAAGCATTTGCGGCAATAGAGAAATCAGGTTGACGAAGGGTTGCATTATGGCCTATAGTTGTAGGGGGAAGATGCTTTTTGAAAGTGTAATGAAGTTCGATAAAAATACTTGGTTCGTGACGAGGTTAGATTCCGCTTGGCTTAGTGAATGACGTACTATTTATATTTGCCTGGGGCGATGACTCAGCCATAAACGGACGGGGCATCAAtaatattactccgtactgccacACATAAGTAGATGTGGATACTCTACTTTTAAAAAAATCTTAGCCAATTAAAAAAAGGGATCCACAGGTCAGGTCAGCTACCCGACCATAGGTCAGGTTATCACCACCCACCAGTGACAAGCACCGTCAACGCCCCGCTCTGTAATAATCCCCCGATTGGTGCATACTGCGAATGGTGCCGGATTTCTTTCCTGCAGCGATCGCCAACTTCAATCAACACTGTCTTGAGCAACGGCATAATCGCCATTATAAACGGGATTTGCGATTCTCGACACTTTACTGGCCATGCTGAAACTATGACAAGGCATGCTCAGAAATGCGACACGGGAGCTGGAGCGGAGGCGCCGTTTGCCTTGCCAGCTGCTCGGTGCATCGTTGGTATGTCTAAAAACCAACGCATGGAAGTCAAACACGGCGACCTCTAATCTTTGCGGCTTGCAGATCCCGAGTCGTCCACTGTCACACGGGAATCGTCTTCTTGCAGCTGCATCCCAAGCGTCTGTTGCAGCATATGACCAGAACTCTCTGCTCGATACCAGCCAGAGGTCCAATGTTGGCGACAGGCATGTAACCGATTGGAGAGCTTTGGAAAAACGCCAACTTGAACGAGTTTCCTTGGGAACTTGCCATGGGAATATCTTTAGAAGACAATCAGAACCAAGGGTTGGGGTAGACAATGCGTTGCAacacggccgccgcggctTCGACACGACACCACCAACGTCGAGGTCCCGGACTGGGTGCGCCGCCATAATCGCCTCTACAGACCGTTGTGCGGTACTCGCAAAGAGCGAACATTTCGAAAAGTCATTGAAGACGATGAGATCAGTCATGATACTGGGCAaggtcctcggcggcgagccggaTACTCATCGCTGGAGGGAGGCAGTCTCCAAGGCTCGCAGCCTGAGACTGCCCATCATTCTCTTGCAGATGTTGATTCGGAAAGAGGAATTGCATACGACTGACCCGAAGTTGCTGGGCTTGCTGCCGACTGACCCTGAATGGGCCGCATTGTTGAACAAGGTTTGTCGAACAGGTTACACCCCGACTGAGCTCGACGCATATGCGCACATTCTCGATGGCGAATCAACCGATGCACGATGCGAAAGGCTACTCGACTGCCACTTTTTCTTACCCGAGTTTCTCTATAGCTTCGTTTTACGGTCGTCAGCAACCATCACCGAGGTCACAACCCTTAGCAGGCTGATCGAGCGGTGTCATGAATACTACAAAAGTGGCCAGCATCACATCAAGGGGCATACTGCAGTGCACCGCTCTTGTCATAAATCTGGCGACTTACCAAGTCTGGACCAGCAGAGATTTTGCCGCACCATGCGCCTTCTCACCCGACAGTGCCTCCGCTTGGAGCCTCGACTCATCGTGAAGCTGGCCGACGTTGCTGCGCGGGATATCGAACACATTTCGGCTGCCTCGGATGAACCTGGGAAGCTGTTTATGAAGCAGTGTGTCATTTTCAACGAGTTGTTGAGCATTTTCCGACCGCGGCCAGCGATGCAGGCTGTCCAAAGAGCGTTTCCTAATGCGTACCTTTGGGAGGCGCAGAGAATCTTGCTTGCCATGTCCGATGGTCTCGCCAGGCCGCTTTTGGTGAATCGTGGAGGATTCCAGGCGATTCGAGACGTCTTGGCCGGCCAAGGCAAGAACCAGGCCGAAGTGCATAGCGCAGCTCGACATGCACCGACATGGCCCCCATACTTGCAACCTGGCGATGGGATGGACGAAGGGGTGGAACCCGAGGACAACTGGAGTCGGGCTGTCAGTGCCGGAATGCTCATGCAGGAGGCGGGCTTTGCCAAAGAGgaccacgacgacggtctcGACATCCTTCAAGGCATGACGATGGACGGCACACCGACAATCCAGCAACGAGCGCGAGTtggccaaggccgtcgcGTTGACGTCTGGGAGGCTTCTATTCGGGCAACCCGCAATGCGCAAGAGGCTTGGCAGCGATTCCAGCATCCACCAACGGCCGACGCCAAGCCCGGGGCAgcgcagtacggagcgatgctcgagaagctcgtgCTACGAGAGGCGGATGCCAACGGCAGAATGTGGCCGGGCGACAAGGCGTTGAACTTTCCCACTCAGCACGAGGCGAACCTGGCCGAGTTCGAAAAGGCTCGTCTCCGACCTCCGAGCGTCGCTCAGCTCTATCGACATATGCGGCTCAACGGGGTCAGGGCACAAGGGAGCTGTCTCCGCATACTCGTGTCGAATGCAGAATCGCTCGAGACGGCGCATCGATATCTACTGGAGAGCACGGAAAACGGCGAGACGGTGCGGACCTTGATGGCGGATGAGCCAGGACCCGGGCTGAAGGGCGTGTCGATGAGCTTGTTTGCGGCCTACATCCAGGCGTGCGTGCGGGTGGAAGGTagacgaggcggacggcaGCTGATGCGCGCCatccgcttcgtcgacgtTCGACTGGCGTCGGAACATTCCCGCTGGGCGGTCCACGTTTGGGGCCTCGTTCTGAAGAACCTCTCTCAACACCGGCACGCGTTGCGGGTGTCTCTCTCGCAGCAAGTGGATCTGCTGCTGCACATCATGGCACGGATCGAAAGCAGGCACGGCGTGTCGGTCTCGACGCTTGTGCAGTTCAGCAAGTGCGTCCGAAAGGCAATGAGGCGGGAGATGGCCAAGCTCCTGACGGAAGTGGAAACGGGGAGACCAAGCGCCTTGCGGCGACTGTACGAATCGCAAGCGCCAGGTTGCGCCGTCGCAGCGACGGCGCACGGTGCGGCGAGCTCAACCCAGGCAGACTCGGGTGAGCGGAAGCCTCATGTCCTGATTagcacggcggcgggccGGATGAGGGATATCTTCGACCAACTGGTCAGGCGGGACAAAGGCAGCCGGGAGTTGTTGGAAGGGCACGAGATGGCCCCGCTCGAGCAGATGGCGTGCCGGACGGACCCGGTCAGGAGCGAGCACGCATACGAGTACATGGTCTCGCTGGCATTCGTTGGAGAATTCGACGACATGGCGAAAACGTTGCGGTGGCTGATTGGCGAgtgggaggaggcggacCTGGTGGATGCCGTGGGCAAGCTGGACGAGCCTCCGGCGTACGCGGATTTCTTCGAGACGCTGTGCGTCTTTCGCCTCCTCGCGGAGCCGATGCTCGAGGAAGGCGTGGCCGAGTCGATCCGCGACGCCGTGGTGAGGTCCCAACTGGGCTGGACGTGGCCAGACGACGCGGCGGTCCAGTCGTTTGCCGAAATGCAGGGCGACGAGTCCATCATGACGCTGCGGCGGGTGCTGGACGGGGTGAGGTCCCGTGCGCGGCGAggactcggcggcgacggagatgCAGACTCGGCCTGGACGCCACGGGTCTCGCTCACCCGCCAGACAGATTAGGGAGGAGGAAGGGCCCGGGAAGGCGGAAATGTGGGCAGGGCGGACGAGATGGGCGAGGTTGCCGCTGTACGATCCGTCATGACTGATACCCAACCACCCACGTGGGTGGACTGTACAACTTCGCTCCGAGGCGGGAGGCTCTGGCAGAGTAGCACGAGGATGCGGCAGGGATTAGACAAGTCCGCTGCCTGGCGTAGCGTTAGATGACTCGATCGAGAGAGAAGGCCATTTGTAGCTAGAGTTGGCGGCTATGCGTTGCATTCTATCTGAATCTGGACATGTTGACGTTGCGAGAGATCCGAGGTCCTTTTCTAGTTATGCAGCCAAGCCAGCCACCGGCTACCGCATTCTTCATGTCATGTGAggaacggcaacggcaaaaAGCAACAGTTAAGGACGGGCGAAAGATAATCCTGATGCACTGTACGAGTAACTGTGCGTGTACAGTGCTGCTCACGAAAGCAGCAGGATTTCACTTGCCACTCGCCCACTCGACATGTTATCAGTGaaccatgtacggagtacggagtacatgtacagtactacttgtactccgtacggggtagtataagtaagtacagtacttattaaGAGATGCAAGTGGAGATTTGTTGAGATAATTACTCCGAATTTATGGCAGAGCGGCTCGCTCAGGGCATGCGTGGTACCTGTAAGAGTTACTACGCCATATCCCCATACGCCGTAaagtcacttgacaaaagtgacgattcagttttggtagcgctactcctacaaattgagtagacatttttgccaccccactcCACCCCGTACTCTGCGCTCCGCACTGTGCCGTAAACGCCTGTGAGCAGGGCCTGACAGCGCCCCAGACCGTTGAACGTGCCAGGCATGGCGTGTGGAGCACAGGCTATTGGCTGACGGCGAATGGCGagcaaggtacggagtacgcaggTACTCGTTACAATCGAGTGTTGCCTCATCGTGCTCCCACTCTCACGTCAACATATTactcgctcgtcgcctccacGAACTGCTCCCTCTCCACTTTCGAcgcaccctcgacggcccgtCTGTAGGCGCCAATTATCTGCATCTTGCAACCGCGCGGATAGCCGACGACGTGTTGGCCGGCAGGTACATGCATCTTCTGACGTactcgtccgcctcgacTGCGGTTTGCTCTGCCTCTCTGGCCATGGAGTCACCCATCCATGGCCGGCCACCTTGATCTTGGCCATGTTGATCTGGGTGAATACAAAATGGCCAACAGGGCCGCCTTTGGCCTCAGCATGCGAACTCCCCGGCATCCAGTGAATTTCGTCCCCGTTGGGCTCtcgagtacgagcacgcaCACTGTCCGTatcctccatcctccccgGAGGCACTCGCACATCTCCAACTCCTCCGTCACTGGCCCGCCATTCTCCCACACGTCCGACCTTGGCTTCATACATTGCACCTACCTTTCCCATTTATTCGTCTTGTATTCGCCTACCCTTTCTTTATCCTTTGTTCGCCCCTCCGTTGTCGGCCTTTGTTTGTTACGTCTTCATCGTCCGAGACTGGGTACCACGGCTGTCGTATGAAAGCAAACAGAGGAACATTGTCGTGAATCATCGTTTCCATCGTTCAACACCAATCGATCAAAAATCAATCTGGGCATACTGCTTTACATACACTTCCCCCCTTGATCAACAAAATTGAACCGAAATCTGCCCAAATACATGCACCACGCCTCGTTCGTCCGGCTCTCAACCGTCTTCTACCCTAGCTTGAGGAAGAACCGAAACGTCACGACAAAATGTGTAACCCCTCGACCCTTTTGGCCGCTTTATACATACTTTTAAATGTTCAGCCCGGACAGGCAGGGCCCTTGAACTGGGCCCCCAGAATGTGAGTTTACCCAGCAAGCCGTTCCCGGACCAGAGCCGTCACTTAGACGACGACTAGAGAGCGCCGTAACGAATCGGTCTCGTCATTTCCTGAGCCCTCGACTCGCCAGAAGTTGTATTCAAAGTATGAAACCATCCCTCCGTTACTGGGAAATAGTGCCGCTAACATGACATCAGCCCGTTGGTGGTCCCCGCTGACTCGACGACCGTCCATCACCGTCAGATCCAGACTCTCACGGAGCCCAGCGCTTTCCCATCCTCGGTACCAGACTTGTACAGAACGACCGAGGAGAAGCCGACTACGTTGAACGACCCTTCAACCGAAGGCTCGAGATCTTCAGCTCTTGCAACGACGGGTGCGACGTCCTCCAGTGCCAAGCCGGCGACCGATGCGCCCACTCTGTCGAGTATGGCCACGAGTATGGAATCAAGCACCAGGCAATACACTTCTGCTGCAGCGGGTCGCTCCTCTGCATTCTCGTCGAGTCCATCTTTATTCACAACCGAGAAATTGGAGACGACTACGCAGTTGAGCGACCTGCTTCCTACTCCAAGTTCCACAGTGGACAACTCTCACATCACCTCGTCTTCGCACCACTTCTTCAGCACGACGACACGGTTAAGCGATATCGTCTCTACTAGGTCTACCACGGTTGATATTATTCTCACGACTGGATCGTCGAGCACGTCACTCAccgactcgacgacgaccgctGCCACAAAGACTGCTGCCACAACGGCTTTTGGTGCCTCAGAAACCTCGTATCGATCTGTTAGTAGCCTGTCTTCTCTATATTCCAAGCGGCCGGCCACTTCCTTCATTGGAAATTCGTCATCTTCTTCAACCCAGTTGTCGAATACACTCGCAACAGCATCTCGATCACGCACAGGCGCCCCTGTCACTGGCTCGACCACGGTGACTGCCAAAACGACTTCTGCTGTCGCCAAATCTTCCTCGGAAGCCTCCTCAACAAAATCGTCGTCTGACCCACACACTATTGAAACTTCATCGTTCACGTCGACTGAGCCAGAAGCCGCATCCTCTACCGACAATTCTCTGGCCACGTCCTTTCCTGAAAATCCAGCTCCATTCACCTTGCTTTCCACCAGCAGCGCCACGGCGCCTGAATTTCTTTCTCCGACAGAAAGTATAACAAACACGCCGTACTTGACTCCCGAATCAACTCTGCAGTCATTTAGCACCGCCAACGGAGTCCCAGGAGCGAGTTCGGTAGGAGGCCACGGTTCCATCACGACCCCTCAAACCGCACCATCGCCCAGCACCGTCGGCTACGAGCCAACTAGTTCTGGCCTTTTGCAACCTTCCGAACTGGCTCCGTCGAGCACTGGGGTTGGAGCTGGTGGAACAACGTCCTCAGACTTGATGTCCGTGTCTCCTACTACCCTTCACGTGTTTCCAATACCCAGCGAGACTAGTTATCCGTCTCTCATTACACTCTCGTTTTCGGAGTCCATATCTACACAATCAAAGTCCACATCTGCTGTGCCTAGCACCCTTATCACCACCGAGCCAACCCGCGTTCCGAACCCGGCCGTTCCAACCGAAATCaccgcttaccctaccgcCACGACAAAAGTGTCCACCAATGAGTATTGGAGGAACATCGATCAAGCCAAGAGCCTCAATAAATTGTATGCCTTACTGACATCTGAATCAGCCTGCTCGGGTGGGCAAATTGCCTGCATCAAAGGGCAAATTGCGCGGTGCAAGGACGCCAAGTTCGAGCTCTCGGCATGTGCCGAGGGACAAGGCTGCTTTGCATTTCCGATGACGAATGTGGTAGGCACCTCGGTGGGCTGTCGGGATCAGAAGGAGGCGCGGATGTTGCTTGGAGAAGGAGCCGAGAGTGCAAGTCCAGGTGTTTTCGTGCCGACGGTCGTAGATCTGTCAGATGCAGAGAGGACAACAGCGAAATCTGCGAGGGCCACAGCTACCGAAACACCAGGCACTCGACCTAGCGTGACGTTGAAAACTGTCATGTTCGTCTCCGGCAAGTCCAAGTTCACCATCACCCAGACCATCCCGCGGTCGTCTCCCACGCCAGACCCGGACTCGCTGGTTCTTAACCCAGTCGACGAACCGGGCGACAGATCTGGATATCCTGGCATGGCGACTGGGAACGACAGCCACGGTGGGATCAGAGACGCAGATTTGGCGCGAACGACAAAGTTTGTGGATGGAACGCCGACAGTGTCGGTCTACTACACCGTGACAGTCACACGAACGGAGCGTGAGACGCAGACGGTGACAAAGGTGATGCCTG includes these proteins:
- a CDS encoding VanZ-like protein codes for the protein MRIRLPFAAVFALLLLLAGYAGLSTFEFGSFSNDKVLHAVTFFLLTLVFYWVVDTNRRRTVNMTLVVCTLSLGIGSEFLQSFLPNNRDFDMYDIFANVAGSLAGVALCSWYHKRMMERRRKNKTYNTVPGEEDVELGEDQETSVTGETSRGGTLEEEVDNWDEHAPDDWEGEGAAEAPAPARKGSEG
- a CDS encoding prefoldin subunit → MMECEVQQQVTELGRKYQFMEMNLQRRMGGLKEKIPDIQKTLDTVKFLKLRKDETDPIETTFELNETLYARANVPPTDEVYIWLGANVMLSYPIDEAETLLSSKLATAKTSLSNCEEDLEFLREQITTMEVATARVYNWEVVQKRKEKANEGEAKTSGDSKNAE
- a CDS encoding prefoldin subunit 3, which codes for MRSVMILGKVLGGEPDTHRWREAVSKARSLRLPIILLQMLIRKEELHTTDPKLLGLLPTDPEWAALLNKVCRTGYTPTELDAYAHILDGESTDARCERLLDCHFFLPEFLYSFVLRSSATITEVTTLSRLIERCHEYYKSGQHHIKGHTAVHRSCHKSGDLPSLDQQRFCRTMRLLTRQCLRLEPRLIVKLADVAARDIEHISAASDEPGKLFMKQCVIFNELLSIFRPRPAMQAVQRAFPNAYLWEAQRILLAMSDGLARPLLVNRGGFQAIRDVLAGQGKNQAEVHSAARHAPTWPPYLQPGDGMDEGVEPEDNWSRAVSAGMLMQEAGFAKEDHDDGLDILQGMTMDGTPTIQQRARVGQGRRVDVWEASIRATRNAQEAWQRFQHPPTADAKPGAAQYGAMLEKLVLREADANGRMWPGDKALNFPTQHEANLAEFEKARLRPPSVAQLYRHMRLNGVRAQGSCLRILVSNAESLETAHRYLLESTENGETVRTLMADEPGPGLKGVSMSLFAAYIQACVRVEGRRGGRQLMRAIRFVDVRLASEHSRWAVHVWGLVLKNLSQHRHALRVSLSQQVDLLLHIMARIESRHGVSVSTLVQFSKCVRKAMRREMAKLLTEVETGRPSALRRLYESQAPGCAVAATAHGAASSTQADSGERKPHVLISTAAGRMRDIFDQLVRRDKGSRELLEGHEMAPLEQMACRTDPVRSEHAYEYMVSLAFVGEFDDMAKTLRWLIGEWEEADLVDAVGKLDEPPAYADFFETLCVFRLLAEPMLEEGVAESIRDAVVRSQLGWTWPDDAAVQSFAEMQGDESIMTLRRVLDGVRSRARRGLGGDGDADSAWTPRVSLTRQTD